In Paenibacillus hexagrammi, the following are encoded in one genomic region:
- a CDS encoding extracellular solute-binding protein, with the protein MSDDRPAISIMAPLHFPHPPNEEIVQEIERLTGTKLEMNWVPDGIYTDKVNTALTTNTLKKATFIKYSDYIILKNSIRSGAFWEIGPYLQQYPNLKKLNPDILEQAAVDGKIYGLYTERPSSRQGLIIRKDWLDNLGLAKPATLDELYEVLKQFTYGDPDRDGKQDTFGLTDRNDLVFGAFKTLSSYFGTPNGWSVSETEQRLIPEFESPAYVDTMDFMKKLYNEKLINQDFAVTSKEVQRDKVLRGLAGVYIGSMQDVQRIHDEAKLINPKAEFTLANRIAGPQGFKVWSIPNYNGLYLFSKKAIKTEEELKQVLEFFDRTMDKDVANLLRYGIEGKHYTKVGDQVRLLEETSQLRVNEVNSLYTLMLADLSNPNVLHIAEQESLTTKADELSADNETFIVKDPTVSLESKTYDEKGLELYKIISDATYNYILGKLDGKGFAKEIERWKQSGGDQITDEYSKEYFSKKAASR; encoded by the coding sequence GTGTCGGACGACCGGCCGGCCATATCGATAATGGCTCCGCTTCATTTTCCGCATCCTCCTAACGAAGAGATCGTTCAGGAAATTGAGCGTTTGACCGGTACCAAGCTGGAGATGAATTGGGTGCCTGACGGGATCTATACGGATAAAGTGAACACAGCCTTGACGACCAACACACTGAAAAAAGCTACCTTTATCAAATACTCCGATTATATTATATTGAAAAATTCGATCCGTTCCGGCGCATTCTGGGAAATCGGACCGTATCTGCAGCAATACCCGAATTTAAAAAAACTGAATCCAGATATCTTGGAGCAGGCCGCGGTCGATGGCAAGATCTATGGTCTGTATACAGAACGGCCTTCTTCCCGGCAGGGACTCATTATTCGCAAGGATTGGCTCGATAATCTGGGACTGGCCAAGCCCGCGACTTTGGATGAACTGTATGAGGTGCTGAAGCAGTTCACCTACGGAGACCCCGACCGTGACGGCAAACAAGATACGTTTGGGCTCACGGACCGGAATGATCTGGTGTTTGGGGCGTTCAAGACGCTTAGCTCCTATTTCGGCACACCAAATGGCTGGAGCGTATCGGAGACGGAGCAGCGTCTGATTCCAGAGTTTGAATCCCCAGCTTATGTGGATACGATGGATTTTATGAAAAAGCTGTATAATGAGAAGCTGATTAATCAAGACTTTGCCGTCACCAGCAAGGAGGTACAACGAGATAAGGTACTGAGGGGGCTAGCTGGCGTCTACATCGGCAGCATGCAGGACGTGCAGCGCATTCACGATGAGGCCAAGCTGATCAATCCGAAGGCTGAATTCACCTTGGCCAATCGCATTGCCGGACCGCAAGGCTTCAAAGTATGGTCCATACCGAACTATAACGGCCTGTACCTTTTCTCCAAGAAAGCGATCAAAACGGAAGAGGAGCTGAAGCAGGTCCTTGAATTTTTTGACCGGACCATGGATAAAGACGTGGCGAACCTGCTGCGTTACGGCATTGAGGGCAAGCACTATACCAAAGTAGGCGACCAGGTGCGTCTCCTCGAGGAAACCTCCCAACTGCGGGTAAATGAAGTGAATTCCTTGTATACGTTGATGCTCGCAGATCTTAGTAATCCGAATGTCTTGCACATTGCCGAGCAAGAGTCTCTAACCACCAAAGCCGATGAGCTCAGCGCCGACAATGAAACGTTCATCGTCAAGGATCCAACCGTTAGTCTGGAGTCCAAGACCTACGATGAAAAAGGGCTGGAGCTGTACAAAATTATCTCCGATGCAACCTACAATTACATTCTGGGGAAATTGGATGGGAAAGGCTTTGCGAAGGAAATTGAAAGGTGGAAGCAAAGCGGCGGCGATCAGATTACGGATGAGTACAGCAAGGAATATTTCAGCAAAAAGGCAGCAAGTCGTTAG